Sequence from the Macaca fascicularis isolate 582-1 chromosome 16, T2T-MFA8v1.1 genome:
TTCCCTTCATTAAACTCCAACGGTCACTGTGCTGCCAGTCCAGCACTGTCAATTTACGATCGAGGTGAGCCCAGGCAATTCTTCGAGTACCAAAAACAATAGATATGATACTATTAACTgcctaaaagaaaaaactggttTAATTAGAagtgtaaactttttttttttttttctttttttgagatggagtctcactcttgcccaggctggagtgcagtggtgtgatcttggctcactgcaagctccgcctcctaggttcatgccattctcctgcctcagcctcccgagtagctgggactacaggcacccgccaccatgcccggctgattttttatatttttagtagagacggggtttcactgtgttagccaggatggtctcgatctcctgacctcatgatccacctgcctcgcctcccaaagtgctaggattacaggcatgggccactgtgcctggccagaagtgtaaacattttacaaatgcaAACATAATCTACAAATTCAGAATGCCTAACTAGTTTATGTAATATCAACTTATAGTTTATGAACTGAGAATTATCAAAGAAATGCAggagtaattattattattttgagatggagtctcactctatcacccaggctggagtgcagtggcacaatcggctcaccgcaacatccacctcccagattcaagcaatcctcctgcctcagcctcctgagtagctgggattacaggcacctgccaccacacccagctaatttttgtacgtttagtagagacggggtttcaccatgttggccaggctggtcttgaactcctgaactcaagtgatccatccgcctctgcctcccaaagtgctgggattatgggggtGAGCCACTGAGGAGTAATTATTATTAAAAGGTAACGAACAGCAGTTTATAGATAAAGAACCTATACTCATCTCAACACCTAGCCCAAAGTAGGCATTCAAACTCAAGTGTAGCCAGGGTCTGCACTAGATACTAGGAAACAAACGTAACTGTACATTATAAGAAATGCCACCATAAAACTATTGTAGAGAGAAGTGATCAGGGAAGGTTTGCTGGAGAACTAGGAGAATGAGATGGTGCACGGGAAGTTATTTCACCCAGATATCAGGAAAGATAGGCTGTTTGACATCTCAAACTCTGGCAGTACAATAAAGACTGAATAGGAAAAGGGCAGAGGACTAGGCAGGTGTCTGTAAACGTAAGTAACCTGCTTTATCCTGAGTGCTACAGGGGCCACTAAAAAAACAGAATGTTAAGGAATAACATAAGatttacatttcagaaaaatCACTCATGGTGTAAAAGATGAGCTGGAGGGCACTAAAGGTAGGGATCTGTGTTAGGTACCTGTTATAACATGAGAAAGTATTAAGAATTGAAGACAatgacagaaggaaaagaaacagatagTGGGAACAGAATTAATATATAGGTTTAATGAGGAGTCTAAGAATTCCAGTTTTATATCAGTGACTGAATGGCATCATTAATGATGAAGATGACCCTAGGGAAGGTGggaagaaatttttttgttttgttttggtttgtttttaatgtattaagTTTGGGTTGCCTATAGGGCTTCTACAAGGAGATATATAAGTAATTGAATATCTAGATTTTGCTTCCTATCAAGTATGGGCTGACAATGAAGTACAATGCTATTACCTTTCCCCAACATGGCTCACTTAGTTATATTAACAAACTAATATGTTCTATAGATACAGAGGCAAATAAACAGGAACAATTAGTTCTATTCCCATCTCCCTTTCATTGCTAAGAACTGGATAAATGTCTTAAAGACAAAATAGTATAGATGCCCAAAATACAGACCTCCTATTGGTTCTTTTCTTTAGCTCAGTGACTCTCAAGCTTTAGTGTGCGTAAGCATTACTAAACCAGACTACACACAATACTTTGTGGGCAATCGATTTTCTCTTAAAGGATTTTACTGCATGACTTATGTCTCCATAAAAACTGACTTTAGAATCCAGCCCCCTAAATAAGATGCAACTGCACTATAATCTGGATATAAATAGTTTTGGCCATGAATTTGGATGAGAATCCTCCCTGAAAAGTTTGGTTGAAATATGTTCCAGATCAATTGCAGCAGTTCTACCTGGAGTCCATGAGCGGACTTAACAGAATCTGCCAGTCCTCTGAAACTGCAGTATTCTGTGTATATGTGCTATATCTTTTTCTACAGGAAAAGGGTCCACAGCTTtcatcaggttttctttttttttttttttttgaggcggagtctcgctctgtcgcccaggctggagtgcagtggcgcgatctcggctcactgcaagctccgcctcccgggttcccgccattctcctgcctcagcctcctgagtcgctgggactacaggcgccgccaccacgcccggctaattttttttgtatttttagtggagacggggtttcattgtgttagccaggatggtctcgatctcctgacctcgtgatccgcccgtctcggcctcccaaagtgctgggattacaggcttgagccaccgcgcccggcctcatcagGTTTTCAAAAGTACCCATATTCCTCAAAAACCTGGGAGCCACTGGTCTAGAAAAAAATGGTGCTTATGATTTTTTGAGATAATGATTATCAAGCAATGTTACACAGGACATGAGTTCCTCTAAAGTTTAATATTTGAATGCTgtgtccaggcgcagtggctcacacctgtaatcccagcactttgggagcccgaggtgggtgaatcatgaggtcaacagatcgagaccatcctggccaacgtggtgaaaccccgtctctactaaaaatacaaaaattagctgggtgtgggggcgtgtgcctgtagtcccagctactcaggaggctgaggcaggagaatcgcttgttcctgggaggtggaggttgtcgtgagccaagatcgtgccactgtactccagcctggtgacagcgcaagactccgtctcaaaaaaaaaaagctgtgtcaAATATTTGTagtacttatttttttaagataatgGAAAAAGAAGTGCTTTTAGAAAGGCCATAACCCATCTTTACTCCTTAATTTCTCATTAATCCCAACATCACCCTTAGACACAGCCTAGTATCTCCAATGACGCTCCTCTTAAATAAGCCTTGCCTAGACCTGCTTCTCAACACTAACTGTTCTTTCTACCTAGAATCCCCTCCTCTCCCAGCCAAAGGATCTCTCCTTTAAGATCTAAATTGAGTTTTTCCAGTAAACTTTCCACAACAGTCACAGCCCATTGTTTTCTCTCCTCTCAACTGCCAATTTACTATCTGTACATCTCATTATTTGGTAGTGACCATATACTTGCCAACTAAACCTGAAGAACCTTGTCTTAGCCACTTCCCAACCCAATGCCCCGAAGACTGCTTTCCAGAGTAGGTTCTCAAATATTAGGCAGTATAGCAGACATGAAGAATATACCTTAAGTCTTTCTCTTTCTATGTCTGGTTTGAGGAGCTTTCTCAGGAACCGGTTTTCcagtaactttcttttttcccctccagtCTTTGGACAAAGTATGGAGTTACAAACTTGAACTGTACTTTTATACTTAAACAAGGGCACATTCATTAAACTCTCTAAATTCTGAAATCGCCCAAAGTTTTCTCTGTGCTTTACGATATTGATGGACCTTCTTCCACGAAGCAATCTGAAAGCTTCAAGTTCTTTAGTAGATGCTGTATTCAACACATGCAAGATGGAAGCCTGCTGTTCTGAAGAGAAGAGCTTGTCAAGTGCATTTTCAGGCTCCTTTGCATTTTCATCACAAAAAGTAACATTGGGAGTAATTTTCTTAGGTGTAGTGGATTTTTTCCGACAGCAGGAATTATGTAAGACCCGGAACAGGGATGACCTCGACGGGGCCAGAAAGCATCTCCACCTCTCTAAAAGGAAAATGTAGCAAAATGTAAGTTGGATGTCCTACTTCCTTTAGTGTTAGTTGCAAGCTTGACTAGATCCTTTGCAAAGTCACAAATACTTTCCCGGAATTTAAGAACTAGTAGAGGACAATATTAAATTGTCCTGGAGAATCATCTTTAAAAGAGGATTAGTTTTTAAACTATATTACATAGAGTTTTAAATACAGCTTTTGTTGTTTTCAAGTCACGAGAGATGTCTTCCGATTTTTATGGATCAGTCCAAAGTTTTACTACCTAGAAAACTGTATTTTACACCCATTAGGAAGAAGGTAGTTGAAATAATTATTCCAACTGCTTAAcgtttttgatatttttaatttagaggAATCTTTTTGTAACTAATATTTCCTGTTAAGGTTTGTCttaggccgggcgtagtggctcacgcctataatcctggcacttttggagccgaggtgggaggatcacctgaggttgggagttcgagaccagcctgaccaacatggagaaaccctgactctactaaacatacaaaattagccgggcgtggtggcgtatgcctgtaatcccagctaccttcaggaggctgaggcaggagaatcgctttaacccggaaggcggaggttgcggtgagcccagatcacaccattgcattccagtttgggcaacatgagtgtaacttgtttcaaaaaaaaaaaaaaaaaaaggtttctcttCACTTCCATTTTCACATTTTAGTATCTCATCTGGTGgaactgaataaaattaaattttatacgTTTATAAGAAAtgtttcgccgggcgcggtggctcaagcctgtaatcccagcactttgggaggccgaggcgggcggatcacaaggtcaggatatcgagaccacagtgaaaccccgtctctactaaaaatacaaaaaattagccgggcgcggtggcgggcgcctgtagtcctagctactcaggaggctgaggcaggagaatggcgtgaacccaggaggcggagcttgcagtgagccgagatcgcgccactgcactccagcctgggcaacagcgtgagactccgtctcaaaaaaaaaaaaaaagaaagaaatgtttcagCTAAGTGGTAGATTTAAgggcagttttattttcttccgtACACTTTTCAAGATTTCTACCATGACGTTTTTGCAAGTATGAGAAACACCATACAATGCATAACTTTGTAAAACCAGTGGGAAGTCACTCTAACATCGCAGCCACAGGAAAGTAATGCGGCCAGAGGTAAGCAAGCGGCTGTGAGAATCTGAACCATCCGCCCACTCTGAGGAGCCACCTGTGGAACCTGAGGCCAGGGAAGCACAAATGTTCCGAAAACCGCCCCGTCAACTAGGCTGGGGCTCCAAGAGAGGGGCCTGAACAAGGGACATGAGGGACATGAGGAAGGAAACACTCCAGGTTCCTCCAGAATACCTCCAGCCCTATTCCATTAGCCTCTAGGGTCAGAGGCTAGTGACAGACAGGAAACTACCCCAGTGTGCCAAGCACCCTACCTCCCGCCATGAAGAGGGTAGGGCCGCTCATCTCCAAATTGAGTCAGTAGGTCCGGTCTTCCTCCATTGACTTCCGGTTCCTGCGTGCTGCGCCCAAAAGCGCTCGGCCTGCACTCGGCGGAAAGGTTGTTGTCCAAGCGGCGTTCCGGCGCAAGGCCGGAGATGTGTCCCGCTGAGCAGTGGGTTGTCCGCGTCTGCGCTGCCGGCTTCCGAGCGGGCGCCTGCCGAGGCCCTGGCCCCGGATTCCGAGTCCCGGGCTGGCCGGCAGTCTTCTTCCACTGCACCGGGGAGACGTTCTTGCCCCTCCCGACTCCTGAGAGCCGCTAGGCCGAATCTCCAGGAAGGCAATTCGGAGGCCAGTGTTAGTCTCTAGTGGGCAAAGTCCCTCCTTCGTGGAGACTCCCTGGGTTTCTCGTAGACACTTAGATTGAGGAGCTCCTGTTGGGGCCCAGCCTGTGGCGCCGGGAGCGGGATCTGGTGGGGGCAGCGTAGACAAGGTCCTCAAATAACCTTTTCACCAGATAGACTGGAATAACGGGGAGAGATGCGAAGTGTTTCAGGAGCTCAACAGGGAAACAGGGCAGGCAAGGGATTAGGGAAGGGCGAGGGAGGAGGAGATTGCGTTGGCGCTGGAGCGGTATTCCACTTAGAAGGGATAAAGGGAGATGAATGTGGCGCCGAATTGAGTTTGTCCTTGAATGCTGGGTGGAGCAGTTGAATACTCCACCAGGGAGGAAAATGCCTGAAGTCCCCGAGGTTTATGATTTGCAGAGTCAGACTGGAGATGTGTTTCTAGAAAATTGGCCGTATACTGTATACCGAATGTGAGGCTGGATTGGAGGTGAAGAGCCTGGCAGCAAAGAGAAGTTGCCTCTCCTCTTCCCAGGGGAGAGGCAACcgtaaggatttttttcttttttcttttttttttttggacagtcttgctctgtcgcccaggctggagtgcagtggtgcgatctcgctgcaacctccgcctcccgatttcaagcgattctcgtgcctcagcctcccgagtagctgggattacaggcgcgcgccaccacgcccggctaatttttgtatttttgctagagacgggtttcaccatgttggccagtttggtcttgacctcctgacctcaggtgatccgcccacgtcggcctcccaaagtgctgggattacaggcgtgagccactgcgcccggccaaccgTAGggaattgaacctgggagatgtaAGGAGAGTAGAAAGAAACGGATTATTTCTGGAAGATGGGGAGCCAGTTTTGTGAAAAACGGGGAAttcaggagggagggaaaggtgATGAGTTTGTGTTTTTATGAGGCAGCAATGGATTGATTGTTTTgtgtctggagggcagtggggatGTGGGGGAATCATAAGTATTAATAAAATGTGCTGGTTGGGAGCAGTGGCTCgagtctgtaattccagcactttgggaggccgagacgggctgatCCCTTGAGCTCtcgagttccagaccatcctgggcaacatggtgaaaccccgtctctactaaaaaattagccgggtgtggtggagcatgcctgttatcccaactactgaagaggctgaggtgggagaatcacctgagcccgcgaggtagaggttgcagtgagtggagatcgtgtcaccacactccggcctgggggacagagccagaccttgtctcaaaaaaaaaaaaaaaaaaaaaagaaaagaaaagaaattttctcATAGGAAGTCTAGGTACCTTGGCAGTTTCTGGGGAACTTACGAATCTAACAACAAATTACATCAACTTACGAATCTAACAAGAAATTACATCAACTTTTTCTGCAAAATCAGGAGGAAATAATTTCCTCAACTGTAGGGCTTATTCACCTTACTGAGATGTTATGATTGAATTGCATCCCTCAAAACAAatttgttgaagtcctaatccccagtaccttatttttccaaataaggccatTGTAGATGTAACTAATTAAAATGAGGACACGCTGGACTGGGGCAGGgactaatccaacatgactgctGTTCTTATGAGAAGATGGCCCTgtgaatgccatgtgaagatggaagtGGAGATTGGaatgatgcatctacaagcccaGGAAGACCAAGTGTTGCCAGCAGTCACTAGAAACTAGGAGAGAGGCATGGGCCAGAGTCCCCTCAGAGCCCTTTGAAGGAACCAGCCCAGATAACATCTTGATTTTGGGCTTCCAGCCTCCTGAACTGgagagaataaatgtctgttgctttaagccacccagtttgtggtcatttgttacagcagccctaatAAACTAATACGTGAGGCCATAAGAAGTCCTGGTGATGCTTTCAAAGACAGTCTGATTCGCTAGCAAGACACACTTTATCACTTACTAACTGCATCACCTTAGGCAGTTTCTTATCCTCTCTGAACCTCaccttcctcatttgtaaaacagagtTAATGGTACCTACTGCACAGGGCTGCTTGGAGGATGAATGAGAAACTGGATGCAAAGAACCCAGCACAAGATAAGAGTTCAATCAATGTGGTTTTCCCCAGTAAAGCATCCCCCCTCTTCTTGAGAAATAATTATGAATGACCTATAGGGGAATCACCCTCCTTCCTGAAAGCATTTATTCAGAAATATGCTTTGACTAGTGccagaaatacaaaggaaagaGACAACTATTGCCTGATTTACTGTAAACCAGAACTGATGCCTCCAAAATGAAAGTCACTGTCTTCCCCCAGAAACTGGCTCCTTCTCGCTTCCCTGTTTTTGTCAAACAGATGCAGGTGTCTCTGGCTCCTCCTACTCCTTCCACCATTATGTCTAGCCTGTAATCTAGTTTCTGTGTTAAAACTTTTGACTGTGATCCAGGATACACATATGAAACaaaagtttcattaaaaaaaaaaaaaaaaaggccaggcgtggtggctcacctcttgtaataccagcactttgggagggcaaggcgggcagattgattgagcccaggaccagactgggaaacatagcaagaccccgtctttaccagaaattacaaaaaagttagctgggcatggtggtatgcgcctgtagttccagctacttgggaggctgaggtgggagaattccttgagcccaggaggtggagatcctagtgagcagagattgcaccagtgcactccagcctgggtggcagagcgagaccctgactcaacgaaaaacaaaaacaacctttGTATTTTTGCATGTGATACAccctgatattttctatttccttctttatttttttttaatttgggagtGCAAAaggtttattgaaaaaaaaaaacaaacacaaatctgTTTTGAAGCCTGTAGGACATTAGGGAGAGATGTCCAATAGATAGAGATGCATGTCTGAAGCTAAGGATGAGCACTGAGCTGGGGTCTAGGTTTGGAGGCCGTCAGCCTGTAGAGATGGTACTTTACTCATGAGAACAGATGCGATGAGCCAGGGAGAGGGGGTAGGTGTGAGAAAAGCACAGTGAAATAAGGAGAGAACTCCTTGGGAGCACCAGCATTAGATGTGGTTAGAGGATTCGGACTCCTAAGAAGATTGAGAAACAATGTTCAGATTTAAAAGGAAACAGGAGGCCGGGCcctgtggcacacacctgtaatcccagcactttgggaggccaaggcaggcagatcacctggggtcagaagtttgagaccagcctggccaacatggtgaaaccccatctctactaaaaatacaaaaattagccgggcatggcggtgggcgcctgtaatcgcagctacttgagaggctgaggcaggagaatggcctgaacccagagccagaggttgcagtgagccgagattgcaccactgcattccagcctgggtgataagagcgagattctgtctcaaagaaaaccaaaaaacaccacCACATTGCAATACCACTACACACCCATGAGAATAGCTACTGGaaatctcatacattgctgatggaagTGTGGGTTAGTTGaatcactttgaaaaactgtttgGCAATATCTACTAAAGCTGAAGATTTGTATATCCTATGGCCCTGCAGTCCAACCCCTGGGTGTATATCCAACAAAATGCAAACAGATGTGCACTAAAGGACATGCAACTGGTGGAGGTATATGTATAAAATTGCCAGTATTTGCCAGTTGTCTGTTTGCAAAAATGGCAATTTCACATGGTTAAACCTGattacaagaatgttcatagcagcactatttgtaTTAGCCAAAACCTGGAGTATCTCAATGGCAGATTATTGTGTATATATTGAATAAATGTTTCACCCAGTAACATGGGTAGATCTCACAAACATagtgttgagtgaaagaagccacacaGCTATATATAAAGCACAAAAacaagccaggtgcggtggcccacgcctgtaatcctagcactttgagaggccaaggcaggcaggttgctgagctcaggagttcaagatcagcctgggcaacatggtgaaacctggactctactaaaaatacaaaaaaattagccaggtatggtggtagtcccagctactcgggaggctgaggcagaagaattgcttgaacccaggaggtgggggttgcagtgagccgagattgagattgtgccactgcactccagcctgggcgacaaagtgagactccgtctccaggggaaaaaaaaaacagactaaaCGAATCTATCATGATAAACATGAGATTACCTTTGGGACTAGTCACTGAAGAGAGAATGGGAATGTTTTGGGATACTGGTTatcctctttttttaaaagctctgtaTGCTAGTTAAACACGTGTGTGCACTTTGTAAAATTCATTAAGCTGCATGCTTgtgatttgtgcacttttctgtatttgttatACTTCAGTAAAAGATTACTTAAAAGTTTAATTCTTggatgagcatggtggctcacgcctctaatccttgcactttgggaggctaaggtgggaaaattgcttgagaccaggagttcgagaccagcctgggcaacatagtgagacaccgtctctacagaaaaatttaaaaatagccaggtgtgggctgggcatggtggctcatacctgtaatcccagcactttgggagaccaaggcgggcagatcacgaggtcaggagatcaagaccatcctggctgatatggtgaaaccccatctctattaaaaatacaaaaaattagtcaggcgtggtggcaggcgcctgtagtcccagctactcaggagtctgaggcaggagaatggcgtgaacccgggaggtggagcttgcagtaagccaagattgcatcgctgcactccagctttggtgataagagcgatactccgtctaaaaaaaaaaaaaaaaaacaggtgtggtagcacatgcctgtagtcctacctacttgggaggctgaggtgagaggataccTAAACCCAGGATTTGAGGTTatagtgcactctagcctgggtgacagagtgagaccctgtttccaaaaataaaaagtaaaaaagttgtCTGGGGCTTGGtacagtgggtcacgcctgtaatcccagcactttgggaggccaaggtgggcggatcatttgaggccagggtttgagaccaacctggccaacatggtgaaacaccgtctctactaaaaatacaaaaattacccaggcatgatggtgctcgcctgtagtcccagctactcaggaggctgaggtgggaggattgcttgagctcaggagatggaggctgtagtgaaccgagactgagctactgcactccagcttgggtaatggagcaagaccctatctcaaaaaaataaaaataaaataaaattaaaaagttgtcttcaaattattttgaattagaTATGCATCAGATAAGGTTTGAATGTTTATTTAGTGACATAGTCTATTTAGTCCTCAAAGTCATTAATCACCTTATATACAGACTCTCGAGAAAAGGGCTGCTGATTCTTGAATGGATAATTTGGAGTAGGGAGCACGTGATGTATTTCTCTGACTGCTCCACCCGCAAATCTCAGGGATATTTTGTAAAGGAAAGATAATTGTCCTACTAATCTTCGTCTGggaaaagttttggatttttttcctgcttttatgttacatttttaaattactttttccgTATTATACACAATTAAAATTATTAGGCAAATGATCAAAATAAAAGACCTCTCTCACAATTTGAGACCCAGAATCAGAAAACTTGGCTCATGCTCCAATGTTGCTACATATTTCCTATGTATCTCAGTTTATTTCCATAagaatagttttctcttttgcaaGACAAAATTCAAAGTACCACTCTTACCAGGTTGTTGTGGaaataaaatgatgtaaaataaaaactcttataCAATGAGAGTCTCactttgacacagagtctcactctgtcacccaggctggagtgcagtgacatcatatcagcttattgcaacctctgcctcccaggttcaagcgattctcctgcctcagcctcccaagtagctgggactacaggagcctgccacaatgccccagctaatttttgtatttttagtagagacaggattttaccatattggccaggctggtcttgaactcctgaccttgtgatccgcccgccttggcctcccaaagtgctgggattacaggcatgacccacggTTCCTGGGCAAGAGATATTGTTAATTGGCAAATTGATTCTATATATTAAAATGAGGTGTgattgccaggtgcggtggcttacgcctgtaatcccagtactttggaaggccgaggtgggtgcatcacctgaggtcgggagttcgagatcagcctggccaacatcgtgactaaacatgtctctactaaaaatacaaaaatcccagcactttgggaggccgaggcgggcggatcacaaggtcaggagatcgagaccacggtgaaaccccgtttctactaaaaatacaaaaaattagccaggcgcggtggcgggcgcctgtagtcccagctacttgggaggctgaggccggagaatggcgtgaacccgggaggcggagcttgcagtgagccgagattgcgccactgcactccagcctgggcgacagagcgagactctgtctcaaaaaaaataaaataaaataaaataaaataaaataaaataaaataaaataaaaatacaaaaataagccaggcatggtggcgcatgcctgcaattccagctactcccggaggttcaggcaggagaattgcttgaacccaggaggcggagattgcagtgagctgagatcatgccattgcactacagcctggaccccagagcaagactttgtctttaaagaaaaaaaaaaaggccgggcgcggtggctcaagcctgtaatcccagcactttgggaggccgagacgggcggatcacgaggtcaggagatcgagaccatcctggctaacacggtgaaaccccgtctctattaagaaatacaaaaaactagccgggcgaggtggcgggcgcctgtagtcccagctacttgggaggctgaggccggagaatggcgtgaacccgagaggcggagcttgcagtgagctgagatccggccactgcactccagcctgggcgacagagcgagactccgtctcaaaaaaaaaaaaagtgtgattgTCTAAGAGGAAAATACCCAGATGCTTGATAAGACAATCCTTTAGATGATTACTTTTAGGTATAACTAAAGAACTTttggattttgtgtttttatttttatttacttacttatttatttatttttaatagaaacagagttttgccatgttgcccaggctggtctggaactcctgggatcaagagatcctccctccctggtctcccaaagtgctgagatcacaggtatgagccaccatgcgcagtcaaacttttgtttttgtttttttttt
This genomic interval carries:
- the TEFM gene encoding transcription elongation factor, mitochondrial isoform X1 — encoded protein: MSGPTLFMAGERWRCFLAPSRSSLFRVLHNSCCRKKSTTPKKITPNVTFCDENAKEPENALDKLFSSEQQASILHVLNTASTKELEAFRLLRGRRSINIVKHRENFGRFQNLESLMNVPLFKYKSTVQVCNSILCPKTGGEKRKLLENRFLRKLLKPDIERERLKAVNSIISIVFGTRRIAWAHLDRKLTVLDWQHSDRWSLMKGTSYSSSVYLEEISSIISKMPKADFYVLEKTGLSIQNSSLFPILLHFHIMEAMLYALLNKTFAQEGQHQVLSINRNAVGKHFELMIGDSRTSGKELVKQFLFDSVLKANPRVFFPSDKIVRYRQMFLSTELQRVEELYDSLLQAVAFYELAVFDSEP
- the TEFM gene encoding transcription elongation factor, mitochondrial isoform X2 → MSGPTLFMAGERWRCFLAPSRSSLFRVLHNSCCRKKSTTPKKITPNVTFCDENAKEPENALDKLFSSEQQASILHVLNTASTKELEAFRLLRGRRSINIVKHRENFGRFQNLESLMNVPLFKYKSTVQVCNSILCPKTGGEKRKLLENRFLRKLLKPDIERERLKAVNSIISIVFGTRRIAWAHLDRKLTVLDWQHSDRWSLMKGTSYSSSVYLEEDFPFKTHLCFQYCYIFISWKPCCMPY